The DNA sequence ACCTCTCGATGAAAAAGAGAAGGGGGAGTCATCATGATTTATGTTGAAATCTTCCTAGCCTTTTTCCTTCCAAATGTATTAGGGTACGGTGGGGGTCCAGCTAGCATTCCGCTAATTGAGCATGAAGTAGTAAACAGGTACGAATGGATGACAGTAGAAGAATTTGGTGAAGTCCTAGCTTTAGGTAATACGTTGCCAGGTCCAATCGCAACTAAATTGGCTGGCTACATTGGATATGAGCAAGCTGGCATTTTAGGAGCAGGCGTCGGTCTTTTTGCCACTATTGCACCTTCGCTCATTTTAATGGTAGCTTTGCTAGGCATCCTACATCGTTATAAAGATTCACCGAAGGTAAAATTATTATCAAGTATTGTTAGACCGACGATTGCCGTCTTACTTGGCGTACTCACATTCCGTTTTCTAGAAACGTCTTATATCGAAAGTGGTTGGATCCATACAATTATAATAATCGCAGCCTCATATTTTTTAATGGAAAAGAAAAAAGTCCATCCAGCATTTGTCATAGTCGGCGGACTTTTGTATGGTGCAATATTTTTGTCTTAAAGAGATTTTACAATAAGTTGATAACAGCTCGCCCTGTGAAGCTGTTATTAACTTATTTTCTATGGTGTTAAAACGATACTTCCGTTATATACATTGTTCTCTAACGCATGATGTGCTTTGGATGCTTCTTCAAATGAATATGTAGCTCCAACAAGAGCAGTAATTGTTTGTTGCTGGAGAAGGCTGCTTATTTCATCCCCAGCTCTCTTTAGCTCTAACGATGGTGCAGTAAATAATAACACACCTAATAATGACGCATGCTTTGTGTTTAATAATCTCCACGGAAGCTCTGGTGTATTATTGTTTGGCGAACCAATAGTAACGATACGCCCACCGGTTTTCACCATCAATAAGTCATTCTCGAGATTGTCACTTACTGACATATCTAAAATGACGTCAAGGCCGCTATTGTTCGTAAGCTGCTGCACTGTTTCAACGATATCTTCCTTTTTATATAAGATGACGTTGTTTGCGCCGGCTTTTAAACAAATATCGCTCTTTTCCTCATTACTAGCAGTAGCAATAACCTTTGCTCCTGCCCTTTTCGCGAGTTGAATCGCTGCGTTTCCTACTGCTCCAGCACCACCATAAACTAACACGCACTCACCTGGTGAAACGTTTGCTCGATAGTGTAAAGCTAAGTGTGCAGTCATAAAAGGCATCGCAAGTGCGGCGCCTTCCACAAAGGATGCAGATAAAGGTAATGGGAAAACAGCATCTGCTTGTGCAGTAACAAATTCAGCACAAGTCCCACTGATGTTCGTTGCCCACACCCTCATTCCCTTTTTCAAATAATCAACATCTTCGCCAAGTTCAACAATCGTACCACTTACATCAAAATGAGGAATGTGAGGAAATTCCTTAACTTGCCGAATCCCTTTGCGAAAGTAAGTGTCCACTGGATTTACCGCACTTGCCTCCACCTTTATTAAAACGTCACTTCGCTTTACTGCTGGCTTTTCCACGTCTTCTACCTTTAAAACACTAGGATCCCCATATTCTCGATAGACAACCGCCTTCATGTTATCTCTCCCTTATCAATGTCTTTATTATTATTTTAATGGGCGATTGAAAAAATAACACTCTTTATTCAAAATGTATTCTTGTTCCACTCGTCCAAGTTGCTTCTGTGTGCATTAATCCACCGCGGTCAATTAATTCATTGACGATATCTTTATGAATTGAAACACCTTCTGCATTTAAATAAGGAACGACTTGTTGGAAATTACGGTGAAAATATGCTAACTCTTTATCTGTCCATTCTTGTTTTGGTAACATCGATAGCTCTGTAAAATCTCGACCGACATACATACTTAGCCCTCCTTAAGCGAAGCTGTATCTTTAGTTTCTCTAGAGTTAACTGTAGATATTCGATATAATGGTTTGGAAATATGGAATACTTGTGAAGTTTTTCGATCAACTTTTGAAACGAGGGATTAAAGTGAATGAAAGGAAAGTAGCACTCATTACAGGAAGTAGTCGAGGCATCGGTAAAAAAATTGCATTGAAATTGGCGAAAGAAGGCTATGACATTGTACTAAATTACGCTCGAAGTCGAAGCAATGCTGAGGAAACGGAAGCGGAGCTGCGAGAGCTTGGTGCCGATGTATTGTCAATAAAAGCAAATATAGCAAAAAAGGATAAAGTGGAAGACATGTTCAAACAAATTGATGAGCACTTCGGCCGCCTTGATGTGCTCGTTAACAATGCAGCATCGGGCGTATTGCGGCCGATAATGGAGCTTGAAGAAAGTCATTGGGATTGGACAATAAATATTAACAACAAAGGAATGCTATTCTGTTCACAGCTAGCTGCGGAACGAATGGAAAAACAAGGTACTGGTGGGGCTATCGTTAGTTTAAGTTCTTTAGGGGCGCAAAGGTATTTGAAAAACTATACGACTGTTGGTGTATCAAAGGCTGCTGTGGAAGCATTGACGCGATACTTAGCAGTGGAGCTTGCTCCGAAGAACATTCGTGTCAATGCCGTCTCCGGAGGTGCAGTTGATACGGACGCATTAACGCATTTTCCAAACCGTGAAGAACTGCTGCAAGATGCTAGTAACCGTACGCCAGCAGGTCGAATTGTCGAACCAGACGACTTAGCCGATGCAGTATTATTTTTATTATCACCACAAGCAAAAATGATTTGTGGACAAACCATTATCGTTGACGGCGGAATATCTTTATTAACATAATGAAAGTCCTTTTCCCATTTTTTAGTCAGGTAAAGTATTAAAAAAAATGAGGATAAAAAAAACCTCCTAGGAAATTATAATTTCTGTGGAGGTGATACAAATGGCAAACAACAATGCATCTAAAACAAATGCACAAAAAGTACGTCAGCAGAACCAGCAATCTGCTCAAGGGCAAAGCCAAAACTTTGAATTTGCTAGCGAAACTGATGCACAACAAGTGCGTCAACAAAACCAACAATCTGCTCAACGTAAGCAGCAAGCATCTTCTAAAGGTCAACAACAGTAATCCTGTTTAGCCTTTAGTTCGAACATAAAGCCCCTTTTCCAATACGGAATAAGGGGCTTTATTTTTATGGAGTGTAATCTGCCCTTGAGCGCAGGGGAAAGTGTGTGAAGGTAAGATGGGAGGGCGCCATCTGCCCTAGAGCAAAGAAAAAGACTAGTAAAGGTAAGATGGCCGCGCTATCTTACCATCAGCAATCATAAAAGATCTTAAAGCTAAGATTGCAACAACACGGTCGCCTGCTCGTGACATCCACATCCTCACATCCTCTCTTTAAAAGTAACTCGTCCTAGTGGCCACTTTCGTTTTCAAACTTTTTCTAGAAAAAAAGTTTATTATTTGTCGAATGATTTTAAAAAGAGGGTAATCAATAGTATAATGAAGATGGATATGTTTTAAGAATGTGTTGTCCATAGAAAATGAAGGATTAGTCTATCTAAACGGAGGTTTTCTATGTTTTTTAAAAAAAGGAAGAAAAATGGGGATACTCAAGAAGAAAAAAGAGAAGAGAAAATCGTCACTGTTACTATTGATGAGGTTAGAGCGGCTGTGAACAAGTATGCAAATAATATGCAGAAAGGGATCTCACTTCGAAGTATTGTCTTAGATAACAATGAAATTGATTTTGAGGCGTTATATTCTTATTTGGGTGGAAAACCTGATCGACCTTTTTATATGTCTAAAGAAACATTTGAGATTTTCGAGGAAAAGGACTATCCTAAATACATTGACCTTTGTCAAATTGCTTGTGATCAATACATTTTAGAGAACGGCGAGGAACCTATTACAACAGGTGATCCAGAGAGAAAAGTAAATTTTCAGAAGCTAAAGCATTATTTAACTGAAAAGCCACCGTTTAAACTATATTTACACCCGCAAGATCGTATGGTTACACATAGAGCTCCAAAATAGAACAGTGAAAGGAGAAGGACAGTGAGATTTCCCCAAACAGGTAGTAATATCATTGTACAGAGCTATAAACATAATGGAATACTTCATCGTGTCTGGGAAGAGACAATCATTTTAAAAGGGACTTCTCATGAAGTTATTGGAGGAAATGATCGAATAATGGTACAAGAATCTGACGGACGTCAATGGCGAACCCGTGAACCAGCAATTTGTTATTTTACAGCAGACCATTGGTTTAATGTCATCGGCATGCTAAGGAATGACGGTATATACTATTATTGCAATCTAGGCACTCCATTTACATATGATGAGGAAGCATTAAAATACATTGATTATGACTTAGATATAAAAGTTTTTCCTGACAAAACGTACAAGCTGTTAGATGAAGATGAATTTACTTTACATAAGCAACAAATGAACTACCCTGAAGAAGTGGAGATTATTTTAAGAAGAAGTGTGGATGAATTAATTTCATGGATTACACAGAAAAAAGGCCCATTCGAGCCAGGCTTTGTTGAATATTGGTACGAGCGCTTTTTACAATACCGTTAATTAAAAACGGAAAGATGAAGCGCTTCTTATTTTATATTATTAATAACATATAGAGCGCGGTTTATACAACCGTCTCTTTCTTTTTTTAGGCTATGTTAAACTTTGTTGTTGAATTTCACTTCAGAAAAAAGAGCTTTTTTTAAGACAAGCGCTTATGAAATATTTATTGTATATAGAGGTGTATTTTATTGGATAGTATAAAGCGTTATTTAGTTTTTGTTAAGCCGTATTGGAAACAAATTATTGTTACGGTTGCAATAGGGATATTGAAATTTGGTATACCACTTCTTATTCCCCTCATTTTGAAGTACGTCATCGATGATATTATTGGTGCAGAAGCGTTAACCTCTAATGAAAAAATGACATCATTATATTGGCTTATGGGTATTGTCTTATTTGTATTTATCGTTGTTCGCCCGCCAGTAGAGTATTTTCGTCAATATTTCGCACAGTGGACAGGGAGTAGAATATTGTATGATATTCGTGATCAGCTTTTTTCCCATTTACAAAAGC is a window from the Evansella cellulosilytica DSM 2522 genome containing:
- a CDS encoding chromate transporter — encoded protein: MIYVEIFLAFFLPNVLGYGGGPASIPLIEHEVVNRYEWMTVEEFGEVLALGNTLPGPIATKLAGYIGYEQAGILGAGVGLFATIAPSLILMVALLGILHRYKDSPKVKLLSSIVRPTIAVLLGVLTFRFLETSYIESGWIHTIIIIAASYFLMEKKKVHPAFVIVGGLLYGAIFLS
- a CDS encoding NADPH:quinone reductase — encoded protein: MKAVVYREYGDPSVLKVEDVEKPAVKRSDVLIKVEASAVNPVDTYFRKGIRQVKEFPHIPHFDVSGTIVELGEDVDYLKKGMRVWATNISGTCAEFVTAQADAVFPLPLSASFVEGAALAMPFMTAHLALHYRANVSPGECVLVYGGAGAVGNAAIQLAKRAGAKVIATASNEEKSDICLKAGANNVILYKKEDIVETVQQLTNNSGLDVILDMSVSDNLENDLLMVKTGGRIVTIGSPNNNTPELPWRLLNTKHASLLGVLLFTAPSLELKRAGDEISSLLQQQTITALVGATYSFEEASKAHHALENNVYNGSIVLTP
- the fabL gene encoding enoyl-[acyl-carrier-protein] reductase FabL yields the protein MNERKVALITGSSRGIGKKIALKLAKEGYDIVLNYARSRSNAEETEAELRELGADVLSIKANIAKKDKVEDMFKQIDEHFGRLDVLVNNAASGVLRPIMELEESHWDWTININNKGMLFCSQLAAERMEKQGTGGAIVSLSSLGAQRYLKNYTTVGVSKAAVEALTRYLAVELAPKNIRVNAVSGGAVDTDALTHFPNREELLQDASNRTPAGRIVEPDDLADAVLFLLSPQAKMICGQTIIVDGGISLLT
- a CDS encoding gamma-type small acid-soluble spore protein, with protein sequence MANNNASKTNAQKVRQQNQQSAQGQSQNFEFASETDAQQVRQQNQQSAQRKQQASSKGQQQ
- a CDS encoding DUF3939 domain-containing protein; translated protein: MFFKKRKKNGDTQEEKREEKIVTVTIDEVRAAVNKYANNMQKGISLRSIVLDNNEIDFEALYSYLGGKPDRPFYMSKETFEIFEEKDYPKYIDLCQIACDQYILENGEEPITTGDPERKVNFQKLKHYLTEKPPFKLYLHPQDRMVTHRAPK
- the ntdP gene encoding nucleoside tri-diphosphate phosphatase, producing MRFPQTGSNIIVQSYKHNGILHRVWEETIILKGTSHEVIGGNDRIMVQESDGRQWRTREPAICYFTADHWFNVIGMLRNDGIYYYCNLGTPFTYDEEALKYIDYDLDIKVFPDKTYKLLDEDEFTLHKQQMNYPEEVEIILRRSVDELISWITQKKGPFEPGFVEYWYERFLQYR